The Methylomonas montana DNA window TGCCCAGTCGACGACATCCAGTTGCGGGTTGCTTTGACGTTGTTTGACATCAATTTCGATCAGGCGCTGCTTGGTCTGTTGCAATAATTCCTCCAGCTTGACCAGTTCCTCCTGCATGGCTTTATGCTTGGCAAACTGATTGGTGTAGTCGGAGGCTTTTTGTTTGTGTTCGGCCATTTGTTTCTGCAAGGTCAGCACCGTGCGATGAGCTGCGCCGTATTCATTTTCGGCTTCCTGGGTTGCGAAGCCAACGCCCACCTGTCCTTTTTCACGAATCTTTTCGTCCAGCTCGGCCAGCTGTTGTTTGATGCTCCGCAAGGTAGGATGGAACTCGATATATTCGTCGGTGTACTGAGCTCTTTGCTTCTCGAGCTGCTCCCTTAGCCTTTCGGCTTTTTCGATCAGCACTGCCAGGTTGCGGGAATCGGCCTCCGGCACCACCGCTTTGCCTTCGGCGATAGCCGCTTGGATGGCGTCCAGTTTGGCTTTGGATTTGGCTTCTTCTTCCAGTGCCGCGTTCAGCGAATTATTCAAGCCTTGCAAACGGGCGTGTGCTTCGTTGTCGGCGCTTTCCAGCGAAACGATATTGTTTTCCAGCCGGAATATTTCCATTTCCCGGCGCTTGTCGCGCACTTGTTGTTCAATGCGAGTGATTTCGTCGCTGATACTGGCTGTCGCTTTTTCGGTGATATTGCCAATGTAATCGGCGCGAATCTGTTGATAGGTTTTTATCCAGGTGTTCAATGCCGTTTGCAGGAATTTCGGTTCGCGGCCTTCTGCGGCAAGTTGCACCAGATTGGTATCGGAAATCGGCTTGACCTGGAATAGGGCTTTTAATTCGTTGATATTAAGGGAAGGGATGTCTTTTTGCTCTTTTAGCTCTTTGGCGGTTTTTTCCAGTACCGGTTGCCCCAGTAAAACTTGTTTTTGAATATTAACGTGTTCCAGATCGGCATCGCCGTGGCTTTGATCAATATCGGTCGCCGCTGTGGTCAATACCAGCGCTAGGCTTTGGTAGATGGCTGGCTGAAAAAAGATATAAATTTCCGAGATCAGGAACAGCGGTAAAAAGATCAGTAAAAATAGCGTTCTGCGCCTTAATTGGCGTGGCCAGAGTATGGCGTCGGGCCGGTAGAAATCGTCCCCGATGACTCGAAAATCATTGCGATTATGAAGCATCATGATTTTCTCCTTGAAAAGAGCCTGAAAGTTATGATTTTTATTATGTTTTGCCGAGTCAATCTTAAAACATTTGGCTAAGCAATTTACACCTTGAAAGTATTCAGCGCTTGCAAGTAGGTATCGACAGATTTTCCATGCCGAATGGCCGAAGTTTTACCACATAGATGGGGCGCTAAGGAAGTCGTCGGCGGAATTTGTTTTAGCCTTTGGTCTACTGAATCCGGCAATTTAAATGAATTGGCGCCTAACTGGCGGTATTCATTGGTCGCTAGGGGCGGGCTGGAAGCGATAAAGAACTGCTTCGCAATGCATGTCCAAAAGGGGCTCCATCACCGGTATGCTATTCGCTAGGATGCTTGATCTTTAGGAGATCATTCGCTAGCGCAATAACGCTAGACGCTTTGATTTGCGCGATCGAAAAATCGTTTTTATCCAATTTGAACGGATTGACCGTCGACGGTGATTTCAACACTTTGTTGATCTGGGTTTGATAAACCCGGCTGACAGGGGTCGGCCCGAATAGCGTGATGGATGGCCGATTCAAGCCCCAGGCCATATGTGTGGGACCAGTGTCGTTGCCTATCACCAGGTCCATTCGGGCGATGACTGCTTTCAGATCGTTCAGGCTCAGGCGCGGCAGTATGCGCGCCTCGCTGCGTCGGGCGATCCAGTCGGCGGCCTCGCGTTCCTGGTCGTTGCCCCAACTGATCAGGCAATTGGCATTCAAAGCCTGCGCGATTTGCAGATAGCTTTCTTTAGGATAGTTGCGGCTGGGCCAGGTAGAACCGATTACCAACAACACCTGAGCTTGTCCAGCCGGCAAGTAGGCATCGAGCGATTGTTGCGGCGTTTGGTAAAACAGGAAAGGCTGCTTAGCGACGATCTGTTCGCGGCTGACTGTGATATTCAAAGGCTGGGTCAACACTGCGACATTGCGGTCTATGGTGTTGGCGTCGTAAGGATAGGCTACGGTTTGGCTGTATAGCCAGGCGGCGGCTGTTTCGCGGATCGAGTGTTTATCGAAGCCCGCGCAACGCCTGGATAGTAGCCGCGCTACCAGCGCCGATTTGATCAGCCCTTGAGCGTCTATGACTAGGTCATAATTGTTGGCGGCATAAGCGTTGATCTTGGCAATTTCCCGGAAAATGCCGGTTTTGTCGGTTTTTAGAGTCTTTAAGTCTACGCTGAGGATTTGCCCGATGTCGGGGTTGTCTGCCAGCAAGCCGGCGAAGCGCTGTTCCACCAGCCAGTCGATCTCGATATACGGCCGGGCAGCCTTGATAAATTGCAGTGCCACCATCGCATGGACGATGTCGCCTAGCGCGGAGAGCTTGACGATAGCGATCTTCATGTGTTTGAGGCGGCGAGCGCCGCCAAGACCCGTTCCGGGGCGATGTCGGTCAGGCAGTGAGTGTGGCCGAGCGGGCAGTCGCGCTTGAAACACGGCGAACATGCCAGATTCAGGCTAATGATCTCGGCCGCTTGATGCAGCGGCGGGGTAAAGCCCGGATCGGAGGAGCCGTAAACGGCGATCAGTTTTTTATCCAGCGCGGCGGCGACATGCATCAAGCCGGAATCGTTGCTGACCACCGCAGCGCTCAAGGACAGTAAATCCACTGCTTCGGCCAGCGTAGTGGCGCCGGCAAAATTGCGGCAAATGCCGCCGGATAGCTGATTAATCTGATCGGCAACGGCCTTGTCCTTATCCGAACCGAATAGCCAGACTTGCCAGCCTTGTTGCTGTTTTTGCCTGGCGACGGCGGCATAATGTTCGGCCGGCCAGCGCTTGGCCGGGCCGTATTCGGCACCGGGACATAAAGCCAGGATCTTGCTGTCGCTATTAATGTGAAATTTTTCGCGAACTTGCTGTTGCTGTTCGGCGTTGATCGACAGTTTTGGAAACTGGTAAAGCGGCGGTTGCTTTGTGTCACTTGGCAAGCCTAGTGCCACGAAGCGCTGTACGGTCATCGTCAGCCGGCTTTTATCGAGACGGCGGGCGTCGTTCAGCAAGCCCCAGCGCAATTCGCCGAGATAACCGGTGCGCTTGGGGATGCCGGCAAAAAACGGAATCAACGCCGACTTCCAGGAATTTGGTAGCACGATGGCCTGATCGTAATGCTGCGCCTTCAGCTGTTTGCCGATCTTGAAGCGGCCAGGCAGATCGAATTGGCCATGGCCCAACGGCATTGCAATGCCTCGACGGACTTCCGGCATACGCTCCAGCAGCGGCAGCGACCAGGCTGGGGCCAGCACGTCGATAAGGCAAGCGGGGTGTTGTTGCTTGAGGGCGATGAACAGGCTTTGCGCCATCACCATGTCGCCGACCCAGGACGGGCCGACGACCAGGATTTTATAAGCTTGCGCTGACACTTAGGAAACGAGCGTCAACCATTCCTTGTGGTCGGCGCGGCGGCCGTTGACATAGTCGAAATACAAGGCTTGCAGTTTCTCGGTGACAGGTCCTCGGCTGCCGGAACCGATGTCGCGGTTGTCGTATTGGCGGATCGGCGTGACTTCGGCGGCTGAGCCGGTGAAGAAGGCTTCGTCGGCGACATAGACTTCATCGCGGGTGATTCGTTTTTCGATCACTTCATAGCCTTGTTCGCGGGCAATGGTGATCAAGGTGTCACGGGTGATGCCTTCCAAAGCCGAAGTGGTTTCCGGAGTATAGATTTTGCCGTTGCGGACGATGAACAGGTTCTCGCCGCTGCCTTCCGCGCAGAAGCCTTCATGGTCCAGCAATAAGGCTTCGTCGTAACCGGTGGACAAGGCTTCCTGCAGCGCCAGGATCGAATTGACGTAGTTGCCGTTGGCCTTGGCTTTGCACATGGTGCTGTTGACATGGTTGCGGGTATACGACGAGGTGCGGATGCGGATGCCTTTTTCCATGTTCTCCGCGCCCAGATAAGCGCCCCAGGTCCAGGCGGCAACCATTACATGCACTTTCAGATTATCGGCGCGCAGGCCCATGCCTTCCGAGCCGAAGAACACCATGCTGCGGATATAGGCGGTGTCCAGATTATTCTTGGCGACCGCGTCGCGATGGGCTTGGTTGATTTCCTCTTTGGAGAACGGCATTTTCATGTTCATGATATGCGCGGAACGGAACAGACGGTCGGTGTGCTCGGCCAGCTTGAAAATCGCGGTGCCGTTGTCAGTTTTGTACGCGCGCAAGCCTTCGAAGACGCCACAGCCGTAATGCAGGGTATGAGTCAAGACATGGACTTTCGCATCCCGCCAGTCAACCCATTTTCCATCTAGCCATATCAACCCGTCTCTGTCATCCATCGTTGTCATCGTCTGAACCTGTTTTGTTTAATGATTGTTGCTGCGCCGTTTCGGCTGAAAAGTGGCGGAAATTGTACTATAAAGCAGGCGCGGGCAATACCGGCCTTGGAAATCCTGGGGCGATTGCCGCGTTGAGCGAGTTTGTCGTTGCCAGGCTGATCCCAAGGCCGGCGCTTAGGAAAAGCAAAGTCCCTGATTGCCACGCCGTTCGAAACGCAATCTGTCTAGGGCAGCCTTGAAACCGTGAAATACTTCACGGTTTTGCAGTGGTATAGGCAACGGACACCAAGCGTTTTCCGCAATAGACTGATCCCAGCTTCAATTTTTGGCCTTTATCAAGGGCTCCTGCCATCCGGCAAGCGAACCACAGCGGAAATTGATGCTGTGCGGGTATCGCGTCACGCGAAGGACGCTTAAAAATCTGCTATAGGCCGGGATGATAGGCATCGTGTCGAGTCACTTTTTCGTCGGGTTTATGAAAAAGACGGCGACCGGAGCGGTAGGGTCATCGGGATTTTGACGGAAAGATTTTGTTGGAATCTTATGATGCTGATTTTTTAATGGCTTTGCATTGTTGGCGTAACTTATGCCCAAGTTTAATTGGGTCTAATCGGCAAATTCGGGAGAACATCATGGAAACATTCAATGAAGTTAACGAAATCAATACTCTGCGTATCATTTTTATCGAAACCGTAAGCCGGCAATTTGTTGCCATCACCGGCTGCGGCATCTATGTCTATCTCAATCCGGTGGCGATTAACGAGTTGTTCAATCGCTATCTCGACAGCAGCGTATCGATCAATACTTTCGCCCGGCAATGCGTGAAGAAAGTAGTGGCCTGATAGTGGATAAGGAATACGCGGGGCGGTTTATCCAAACTGCCCCGAACGTTTGCCGATTCGTCAAGGGCAGGGTCGAAGATGCTTTGATTGCGGCCACGGCTTGTCGGGCTGTTCCCATTAAGCCCTAGACGAAAACTCGCCGGTTTCGGTGTTGACCTTAATAAGCTCGCCGGACTCGATGTATTCCGGGATTTGAACTTCCAGACCGGTGGTCAATTTCGCGGTTTTGGTGCGCTTGGTGGCGCTTGAGCCTTTCATGGCCGGCGGGGTTTCGGCGATTTGCAGGATAATGGTGGTTGGCAACTGAATGCCTAGCGGTGCATCGTCCATCAACAGCATGATGATACCTTCCAGACCGTCGGTCAGATACAAGGTTTGGCCTTCCAGATCATCCCCCGCCAGCGCATATTGATCGTAAGTCTCGCTGTTCATGAAGTAGTAGGTGTCGCCGTCCTGGTAGGAAAACTGCACGTTGCAGCGCGAACAGTCGGCGGCTTTCAGCACGTCGTCGCTTTTGTACGTTTCGTCCAGTTTCTGCCGGGTTTTCATGTGGGTAAAGCGAACTTTGTAAAGCGTGGTGGCGCCGCGCGAGGTGGGGTTGCGCACGTCTATATGTTTCACCACATAAGGCTCGCCGTTGATTTCGATGGCGGTTCCCTGTTTCAATTCGTTGGCTTTTGGCACTGCTTAGTCCTCGTTGAATGTTTGATTTGAAATGGTTTGCCACTGGCCGTTTATCAGGCCGGACAGCGGTTGGTATTGGATTTTATAACGCATTTTACGACAGTCTTTAATCCAGTAACCCAGATAAAGGTACTCCAGGCCCAACTGCTTGGCGGTTTCGATCTGCCACAACACCGCATAAACGCCGGGGCTGTAGTCGGCAAACTCGGGATCGAAAAAGGTATACACCGCCGACAAGCCGTCGGCCACCACATCGACCACCGCTACGGCCGCCAGTTGGCCGCCGATCAAAAACTCCACGAACATCGTCTCGCACCAACTGCTGCCCAGGAACTTGATGTAATCGTCCGGCGTGGTGCCGGCGTCCGCGCCGGGTTTGTCGTGGCGGGCGTTTAAATAACGCTGATAAAGCTGGAAATGGCGCGGATCGAATTCGGCGGCTTTGACGACCACGCGGGTTTGAGCGTTGCGTTTTTGACAGCGTTTTTGTTTACGATCCGGCTGGAACGCCGCCACCGGCAAGCGAGTTGGCACGCAAGCCTGACAACCTTCGCAATAGGGTTTATAGACATAATCGCCGCTACGCCGAAAGCCTTGGGCGATCAATTGCGAATATAGCGGGGTGTTCATGCCGACGGACGGATGCACGAAGCCGGAACGCGACACGCGGTCTTCGAGATAGCCGCAAGCGTGTCCGGCGTCCAGCCAAATCGGGATAGACGTCATCGCTGCCAGGCCTCGGGGCGAGGCGAGTGGTCGCAATATTCGTTCAGCAACTCGGCGAAGCGGCTGCGCGGAATGTCCTCGGCGCCCAGACTGACTAAATGCTCGCTACGCACTTGGCAATCGATCAGTCGATAACCCCAGTCGCTTAATTGTTGCACCAGATGGGCAAACACCACTTTCGAGGCGTCGGTTTTGCGATGGAACATCGATTCGCCGAAAAACACCTGGCCGATGGCGATGCCGTACAGGCCGCCTACCAGTTGGCCGTCCTGCCAGGCTTCGAAGCTGTGGGCGATGCCGAGATGATGCAGGGTCAGGTAGGCTTGCAACATATCGTCGGTAATCCAGGTGCCGAGGCTTCCGCTACGCGGTGCCGCGCAAGCCGTTATCACTTGCCGAAAGGCGCTGTCGTAGCGGATCTGGAACAGTTGTTTGCGCAGGGTTTTCGCCAGGCTGCGGGAAATATTCAAATGTTCCGGAAACAGCACCAGACGCGGATCGGGCGACCACCACAGGATGGGTTCGCCGGGGTTGAACCAGGGGAAAACCCCGTGCCGGTAGGCATTGACGATGCGTTGCGGCGACAGGCAGCCGCCGAACGCCAGCAAGCCGTTGGGATCGCGCAGCGCTTTGTGCAGCGGTGGAAAGGCTTGCTGAGGGTGGTCGGGATCAAGGAGGGTGAGTTGCATACAATGCGGTTGACAGCCGGCGTGCTGTCCTGTAATTGAAAAATTAAATGGGAGCGTTGCGCGAGTGAGATTTAACCATGCTGTCCGTCATGCTCAAGACGCATCCATTTTATAACCGAAGCCGCGCACGGTTTTCAGCAATTTGAGTTCGAAATCGTCATCGATCTTGCGCCGCAATTGGCGAATATAGACGTCCACCACATTGGTCAGCGGGTCGGCGCTATAGCCCCAGACTTGCTCCAAAATTCGGGTTCGACTCAACACCTTGCCCGGCATGCGCATGAAGCATTCCAACAAGGCAAATTCCTTGGGTGTCAGCTCGATGATGGTCTCACCACGGCGGACTTCATGGGTTTCGCCGTTCAATACTAAGTCTTCAATCCGTAATTCCTTAGTGTCGGGTTTGATTTCGCCGCCGCGCCGCCGCAGTAATACCTCGATGCGGGCCAGCAATTCCTCGAAGGCGAAAGGTTTGGTCATGTAGTCGTCGGCACCGGAACGCAGGCCGGATACTTTGTCTTGCACCGTGTCTCTGGCCGTCAACATCAGTACCGGCGTATCGACGCCGTTGCCGCGTAAGCGCTCGCAGATCTGCCGGCCATTCATATCCGGTAAGCCCAGATCGAGAATGATGACCTGAAATGTCCCCTCGGTGCCCAAGGCAATCGCCTCTTGACCGCTACGGGCTACTTCCACCGCATAACCTTCGGCTTTCAAGCCGCGCTGGACGAAATCGATGATGCGCTCATCGTCTTCAACCATCAGCACGCGCATATAGCCTATCCCCGTCAGAGTGTTGGATGTCATGTATTTCTCGTTCATATGGATAATCGTCCTATGCTACCGTAAGCAGCGGTAGTGTAACCTTAAATGTCGAGCCTGAATTTTCGATGCTGCTGACTGCGATCTGTCCGCCGTGTGCCTGCAAGATGGATTTAGCCATGGGCAAACCCAGGCCGGAACCGTCGTCTCGCGAATGTTGGGCATTGTTGCTACGGAAGTGGCGCTCGAAAATTCGTTCCAAATCCTGGGCGGGTATGCCTATGCCCTGATCGGTCAGACTGAAACAGGCTTGTTTCCCCTCGCGCCACAAGGCGACGCCGATGTGGCCGTGCGGCTTGGAGTAGCGGCAGGCATTCTCGCCCAGAATAAACAACACTTGTCGCAGCCGTTGTTTGTCGCCACGGACCAGCAGCGGTCCGTCGGGGGCATCCAGCGCGACCGAAATCGCGTATTCCTCG harbors:
- the waaC gene encoding lipopolysaccharide heptosyltransferase I, whose protein sequence is MKIAIVKLSALGDIVHAMVALQFIKAARPYIEIDWLVEQRFAGLLADNPDIGQILSVDLKTLKTDKTGIFREIAKINAYAANNYDLVIDAQGLIKSALVARLLSRRCAGFDKHSIRETAAAWLYSQTVAYPYDANTIDRNVAVLTQPLNITVSREQIVAKQPFLFYQTPQQSLDAYLPAGQAQVLLVIGSTWPSRNYPKESYLQIAQALNANCLISWGNDQEREAADWIARRSEARILPRLSLNDLKAVIARMDLVIGNDTGPTHMAWGLNRPSITLFGPTPVSRVYQTQINKVLKSPSTVNPFKLDKNDFSIAQIKASSVIALANDLLKIKHPSE
- a CDS encoding GumC family protein, translated to MMLHNRNDFRVIGDDFYRPDAILWPRQLRRRTLFLLIFLPLFLISEIYIFFQPAIYQSLALVLTTAATDIDQSHGDADLEHVNIQKQVLLGQPVLEKTAKELKEQKDIPSLNINELKALFQVKPISDTNLVQLAAEGREPKFLQTALNTWIKTYQQIRADYIGNITEKATASISDEITRIEQQVRDKRREMEIFRLENNIVSLESADNEAHARLQGLNNSLNAALEEEAKSKAKLDAIQAAIAEGKAVVPEADSRNLAVLIEKAERLREQLEKQRAQYTDEYIEFHPTLRSIKQQLAELDEKIREKGQVGVGFATQEAENEYGAAHRTVLTLQKQMAEHKQKASDYTNQFAKHKAMQEELVKLEELLQQTKQRLIEIDVKQRQSNPQLDVVDWASLPDKPIRPDYWLEAAIAFAVSLALALLTVWLSDYLNKEPTLPTIDSYTEIQLYRHPNPKLENDANDEPLGFEPVNRLRRADDPKQLPEETPES
- a CDS encoding arginyltransferase; its protein translation is MTSIPIWLDAGHACGYLEDRVSRSGFVHPSVGMNTPLYSQLIAQGFRRSGDYVYKPYCEGCQACVPTRLPVAAFQPDRKQKRCQKRNAQTRVVVKAAEFDPRHFQLYQRYLNARHDKPGADAGTTPDDYIKFLGSSWCETMFVEFLIGGQLAAVAVVDVVADGLSAVYTFFDPEFADYSPGVYAVLWQIETAKQLGLEYLYLGYWIKDCRKMRYKIQYQPLSGLINGQWQTISNQTFNED
- a CDS encoding branched-chain amino acid transaminase: MTTMDDRDGLIWLDGKWVDWRDAKVHVLTHTLHYGCGVFEGLRAYKTDNGTAIFKLAEHTDRLFRSAHIMNMKMPFSKEEINQAHRDAVAKNNLDTAYIRSMVFFGSEGMGLRADNLKVHVMVAAWTWGAYLGAENMEKGIRIRTSSYTRNHVNSTMCKAKANGNYVNSILALQEALSTGYDEALLLDHEGFCAEGSGENLFIVRNGKIYTPETTSALEGITRDTLITIAREQGYEVIEKRITRDEVYVADEAFFTGSAAEVTPIRQYDNRDIGSGSRGPVTEKLQALYFDYVNGRRADHKEWLTLVS
- the aat gene encoding leucyl/phenylalanyl-tRNA--protein transferase, encoding MQLTLLDPDHPQQAFPPLHKALRDPNGLLAFGGCLSPQRIVNAYRHGVFPWFNPGEPILWWSPDPRLVLFPEHLNISRSLAKTLRKQLFQIRYDSAFRQVITACAAPRSGSLGTWITDDMLQAYLTLHHLGIAHSFEAWQDGQLVGGLYGIAIGQVFFGESMFHRKTDASKVVFAHLVQQLSDWGYRLIDCQVRSEHLVSLGAEDIPRSRFAELLNEYCDHSPRPEAWQR
- the efpL gene encoding elongation factor P-like protein EfpL, which produces MPKANELKQGTAIEINGEPYVVKHIDVRNPTSRGATTLYKVRFTHMKTRQKLDETYKSDDVLKAADCSRCNVQFSYQDGDTYYFMNSETYDQYALAGDDLEGQTLYLTDGLEGIIMLLMDDAPLGIQLPTTIILQIAETPPAMKGSSATKRTKTAKLTTGLEVQIPEYIESGELIKVNTETGEFSSRA
- the waaF gene encoding lipopolysaccharide heptosyltransferase II, whose amino-acid sequence is MSAQAYKILVVGPSWVGDMVMAQSLFIALKQQHPACLIDVLAPAWSLPLLERMPEVRRGIAMPLGHGQFDLPGRFKIGKQLKAQHYDQAIVLPNSWKSALIPFFAGIPKRTGYLGELRWGLLNDARRLDKSRLTMTVQRFVALGLPSDTKQPPLYQFPKLSINAEQQQQVREKFHINSDSKILALCPGAEYGPAKRWPAEHYAAVARQKQQQGWQVWLFGSDKDKAVADQINQLSGGICRNFAGATTLAEAVDLLSLSAAVVSNDSGLMHVAAALDKKLIAVYGSSDPGFTPPLHQAAEIISLNLACSPCFKRDCPLGHTHCLTDIAPERVLAALAASNT
- a CDS encoding response regulator transcription factor, with translation MTSNTLTGIGYMRVLMVEDDERIIDFVQRGLKAEGYAVEVARSGQEAIALGTEGTFQVIILDLGLPDMNGRQICERLRGNGVDTPVLMLTARDTVQDKVSGLRSGADDYMTKPFAFEELLARIEVLLRRRGGEIKPDTKELRIEDLVLNGETHEVRRGETIIELTPKEFALLECFMRMPGKVLSRTRILEQVWGYSADPLTNVVDVYIRQLRRKIDDDFELKLLKTVRGFGYKMDAS